A region from the Nymphalis io chromosome 9, ilAglIoxx1.1, whole genome shotgun sequence genome encodes:
- the LOC126770441 gene encoding uncharacterized protein LOC126770441 isoform X5, producing MMAVLWVILILASTGLQLVQGLPVTPVLRVYYYPHEAKVSEDTEEWNWEKLYTSLGALAVLLTFLGLLVGCAWCFRHKSCKLSEETDNQLFDSSVSHLHDVRHSQPPDSGFSESVNNNINEDNNNGPISLREMQNIANNNAAVYIVSENEERNRNSRESMVEFEPLPARIRVLDPLEDCADWFAGEDFPRNQLQYLREIGRGWFGRVVEGETEDGAGTSTVAVKILNQNASLEDKARFLNEARPYRDMNHENVLGFVAKCLQEDPWILIFELCSMDLQQYLIVNRPKMAILNESGVPLQLMCDVASALAYMHSRGFLYGCLWSGNVLVRGSDSPRAVVGHYARSEPQTSPRAPEAARQPPVCTASTDIWSLGYLVWEVCAWGAAPPDEPPPPDLPCPYRNHLYQVMQLCWNPNPEARPTAVQVHALLNHLHYTHKHTSDATKDDGYASSDFEDRWQRLKPNSIPKIDEHVAIVHAPSTSMASHFTGSDQEFDNGQTIQDSLSVEMDTAVSRSSSIMSEQDPLSIQIKSESLTNLHGSLEDVRNIYLTHNETPALECHQGNINLEENKEKEQDRSDSSVDPWLKDIITDSQDDVSYYKDVSDVIKNLDNILNSEKTSSSESSHQASPSRDNLSLECKKDYPMPTSMVKSPGISNFQNILEMGFAAESDLTEEDDGDRDTIGTLSHSFERHSDTTSQQTLENITPETPIKGLDISENIEIKQFTDIELNHSKINEPEINDMHQDSDLPKENSIDSSDSKVPKLKELCVASIPSISETIEQVIFKQDCQTSYYDNKLTDNKTDSTETKSVDINEKNVNNEIENKEHFFTNIDTEKHKEGKKPAEKETILSVIEGPEDNKVCDTVLLSECDSSCKESRDDFTSLPVTNEILPGVNDKPDLNDYKFDITKEINIANNVEIIEKSENIFEGISENITHNQEPNSSLPEFLLKSKDNCDLESPLLFLNSSPIETSEDTSLQVNNTNITISKCLTRDDDFASLINNSIQENQNDFNKIESSAVLSVDNCNRFSESSNKNNLLLNETTNPVMIIQELSKTDNTAVDKCDSISKLMNLENKNELKFTNNDLSNSQYDRNMEVLEPINNVLKYIEQDKEQPEIVQIVTNVEVSSPIQNPSCLVDVNEECVNIADNNIQPAFENVLLPEEVQNRNDSDVFISQPITTNIIDDATLRLENVISPKTDVTVKDELSDSTVYMDLTKNTNGNILKDYSADDTVKCVIKSCLEASRIESSCSLVKNDSTVYLDLPNIIRETYSFLHAEKCISSQQIEFKDKICTSTPKGSDTSTDNIQEVDAKTTDILSETKVPDYGLGVTLTKLEQKYVPENISPFESPSKSHHTDTYDENSSVVLGPFENCTLELYKGVKSIAELADLPKEELLAFSSNFSDINLETPSPLRDGNFLNEVPDLVPDELHFDQIATISESKPESQSNDVISEETEDQSSTEKRVSPLTPPNSPGIFLASTSQNKYLVDIDINSPTQESSAYQEAVDLNQIDLLMTTKLAMAENENNLNIEYSGPLTEEGLTLDNSVIMRDNDAIPESYLAGNGGSVEDLGENLVIDEERMKELRNELELKLPLAQVAGIEPEVEGEWSELPPPPELVLTYGALSPIAEETRMQLCAYENDDQWNTSIRTESSASYPEPCNNSTDEVTDLPTAANSVPQHSTYTIHSKDPSNYTYTVQKEAISSKEITMSADSLNASPLKKIQETQSPIDDRTYNKNEDEKESNCERLSQVSPFLLSPTTETSVPESSDNPIGLSTFSKTTVPTDAKSSKPSETQCLSKATSIDSWCSNDTLYNVEENFDDLAMDPDVPLDFETEIEKDKSESDDTLTHNEDEKEASHCSTYIIHDSKSEVCGTFSPDSITANDNYTYTKMRTDVATTTPSVITKSDLNDSTKNTQTKDLAYGTLMSGHPSYSNCTTELGSGMEEAWKLLQPELVRRSPIGDEVSFTPPKQVEKKEISIMESPQLTSEPRIKKMHSVEITCLKDDSAESNKSDTSEPQIAPETNNSPNIYFMNMAHSATSTPFAVNVENSENIESIPIHLHHIEAENSEGIANNVPNFRSFFQSAEIRPQDISSNVSNEAQSTEILLEGESKTLSQDNTRDMASKNPSYSDFENSATTKPQDVYTSEKSCQSMESGISSEEFRHFENSVKNRPQDLSSLIDASSLLLNSERRSSELVMGSLTNTGFDLTSQSESQTVNTEPESLVFVSSNYTNLLESHNVDSSQPLNVFVTDLDAEEETEQPHSIIITESPLTASKVSPNRTFDSHAKTNRTDMNYTYDSHASSYQPIKNIWQNDSLNSEKLNGEGENKIDRQIESTNDLGDCSLTSNYITIEQNDPEMSSSQSEIILKDIGTTNLTDQKNPESSTKCNGSNEMFAIVNFLNETFEELVESNVDDNEIGSDINKDVQTLNSKKVTETRSETEPLKEEPVEKEASCNNGQCDNTFFPNGVSQEEKQMASVTDDFLKNEKKFCQLDSYFPLLSDIRFTGPATEIMTTSFTQDSPTEPTSPECEQNSKPDPSAEILKEWDSDSDSHSTNSSSGEFIWKRDSGSQPSCTDEGAAEGEAPSSASGDSGSGSEGDEVEFVPSSWDCLAAPSKSSLRSMEQPQDNKKRVVFKRQKYHCVYEYPREAPDADADSPAAYLPDYSTYSEWDPASAEDAELGYGQLFGAPNPLDLFPLRAGIAFGADYDEDFFISSSARPFESLGVMSTTSQFFPGMHYKPTLERDLSDELSEDFPPPPSPLPPPPALVQTETPFLDFTTPDSGVEDITPGSLTDDDYKVKKLPDNEAGQCWRSVDSASSSESVSPSSPGGEALGGLRHTRDKLKLDLPPSPHVPSPRHARVFNFVLDKPKRPRDDRPVEPATPLVMSDETPVVAVALPLPRDSDDVMPEPTFSTFGKTAHCKAGQAADAEKSIVLTDEVERAAAVDEAKEDGPGKVEPVRGEGTLLDSGDEDSGIESSSKATLERDEPPSHVA from the exons CTGAGCGAAGAAACGGACAATCAG CTCTTCGATTCGAGTGTATCACACCTCCACGATGTTCGACACTCGCAGCCGCCCGACTCGGGCTTCTCCGAATCAGTCAACAACAACATCAACGAAGACAACAACAACGGGCCCATCTCACTGCGAGAAATGCAGAATATCGCAAACAACAATGCCGCTGTGTATATCGTTAGTGAGAACGAGGAACGAAACCGCAATAGTAGAGAATCGATGGTCGAGTTTGAACCTCTCCCGGCGAGGATTCGAGTACTTGACCCCCTCGAAGATTGTGCTGATTGGTTTG CTGGTGAAGATTTTCCAAGAAATCAATTGCAGTATCTTCGAGAAATTGGGCGCGGATGGTTTGGCAGA GTGGTGGAAGGCGAAACAGAAGATGGGGCGGGCACCAGTACAGTTGCCGTCAAAATTCTTAATCAGAATGCAAGTCTTGAAGATAAAGCAAGGTTTTTGAATGAAGCTCGTCCATATAGAGACATGAACCACGAGAACGTCTTGGGATTCGTTGCAAAATGCCTCCAAGAAGATCCCTGGAtacttatatttgaattatgcTCCatg GATCTACAACAGTACCTAATAGTGAATCGACCAAAGATGGCCATTTTAAACGAAAGCGGGGTCCCATTGCAACTCATGTGTGACGTCGCTTCCGCTCTCGCCTATATGCACTCTAGGGGATTCCTATACGG ATGCCTGTGGAGCGGCAACGTACTGGTCCGCGGGTCGGACAGCCCGCGCGCTGTCGTGGGCCACTACGCGCGCAGCGAGCCGCAGACGAGCCCGCGGGCGCCCGAGGCCGCGCGACAGCCGCCCGTGTGCACG GCGAGCACCGACATATGGTCACTCGGGTACCTGGTGTGGGAGGTGTGCGCGTGGggcgccgcgccgcccgacGAGCCGCCGCCGCCCGACCTGCCCTGTCCTTACCGGAACCACTT GTATCAAGTGATGCAATTGTGCTGGAACCCCAATCCTGAGGCGCGACCGACGGCCGTTCAAGTACACGCTCTGTTGAATCACTTACATTATACGCATAAACACACTAGCGATGCCACAAAAGACGACGGCTACGCCAGTAGTGATTTTGAAGACCGGTGGCAGAGACTCAAACCTAACTCGATACCAAAAATAGATGAGCATGTCGCTATTGTCCACGCCCCGTCCACATCTATGGCATCACATTTTACAGGCTCAGACCAGGAGTTTGATAATGGACAAACCATCCAGGATTCCCTCAGTGTCGAAATGGATACAGCCGTCTCTAGATCTAGCAGCATAATGTCAGAACAAGATCCTCTCTCGATACAAATAAAATCTGAAAGCTTAACCAACCTTCACGGTTCTCTCGAGGATGTGAGAAATATCTACCTCACGCACAACGAAACACCGGCTCTAGAATGCCATCAAGGGAACATAAACCTTGAAGAAAACAAAGAGAAAGAACAAGATCGCTCAGATAGCTCTGTTGATCCTTGGCTTAAAGATATAATTACTGATAGCCAAGATGATGTGAGTTACTATAAGGATGTTAGTGATGTTATTAAGAATCTCgataacatattaaattcaGAGAAAACTTCGAGCTCAGAGTCGAGTCACCAAGCTAGTCCTTCAAGGGATAATTTGAGTTTGGAATGCAAGAAAGATTATCCTATGCCCACTTCGATGGTCAAGTCTCCAGGGATcagtaattttcaaaatattcttgAAATGGGTTTTGCTGCAGAGTCCGATCTAACAGAAGAAGATGATGGAGATCGCGATACAATTGGCACACTAAGCCATTCATTCGAACGCCATAGTGATACTACCAGCCAACAAACCCTCGAGAATATTACACCGGAAACGCCAATTAAAGGATTAGATATTtctgaaaatattgaaataaaacaatttactgATATTGAACTAAAccatagtaaaataaatgaaccAGAAATCAATGATATGCATCAAGATAGTGACCTGCCAAAAGAAAATAGTATAGACAGTAGTGATAGTAAAGTACCCAAACTAAAGGAATTATGTGTAGCCTCAATACCTAGTATAAGTGAAACCATTGAACAAGTGATTTTTAAACAAGACTGTCAAAcatcatattatgataataaattaacagataataaaactgATAGTACAGAAACCAAGTCAGtagatattaatgaaaaaaatgttaacaatgaaatagaaaataaagaacatttttttacaaatattgacACTGAAAAACATAAGGAGGGGAAAAAGCCTGCagaaaaagaaacaatattGTCTGTTATAGAAGGACCGGAAGATAACAAAGTGTGTGATACTGTATTGTTATCTGAATGTGATTCTTCCTGTAAAGAATCACGTGATGATTTTACATCTTTGCCTGTTACTAACGAAATCTTGCCCGGTGTTAATGATAAACCagatttaaatgattataaatttgatatcaCAAAGGAAATAAACATTGCAAATAATgtagaaataattgaaaaaagtgAAAACATATTTGAAGGCATTTCAgaaaatattacacataaccAAGAACCTAACAGTTCATTGCCGGAATTCTTGTTAAAATCTAAAGATAATTGTGACCTGGAATCGccgttactatttttaaatagttctcCTATAGAAACAAGTGAAGATACGAGCTTACAAGTCAATAATACGAATATTACGATAAGCAAATGTCTTACACGAGATGATGATTTTGccagtttaataaataactctatacaagaaaatcaaaatgattttaacaaaattgaatCAAGTGCAGTGCTTTCAGTAGATAATTGTAATCGATTTAGTGaaagtagtaataaaaataatttattattaaatgaaacaacTAATCCTGTTATGATAATTCAAGAATTGTCTAAGACTGATAATACTGCTGTCGATAAATGCGATTCGATAAGTAAATTAATGAATCtcgaaaataaaaatgagttaaaatttacaaataatgattTAAGTAATAGTCAATATGATAGAAATATGGAAGTCTTAGAACCaatcaataatgttttaaaatatatagaacaaGATAAAGAGCAACCTGAAATAGTACAAATCGTTACAAACGTAGAAGTCTCATCTCCTATACAAAACCCTTCTTGTCTAGTGGATGTTAACGAAGAATGTGTAAACATAGCAGATAACAATATTCAACCAGCATTTGAAAACGTGTTATTACCTGAAGAAGTACAAAATAGAAATGATAGCGATGTGTTTATTTCACAACCtataacaacaaatattattgATGATGCAACCCTTAGATTAGAAAATGTTATAAGTCCTAAAACAGACGTAACAGTGAAAGATGAATTGAGTGATAGTACTGTATATATGGATCTCACTAAAAATACTAATGGTAACATTTTAAAAGACTACAGCGCGGATGATACTGttaaatgtgttattaaatCTTGTCTCGAGGCATCTCGTATTGAATCGTCTTGCTCGCTCGTTAAAAATGATTCAACGGTGTACTTAGATCTCCCTAATATTATAAGAGAAACTTATAGCTTTTTGCATGCAGAAAAATGTATTAGTAGCCAACAAATAGAGTTTAAGGATAAGATATGCACAAGTACACCTAAAGGAAGTGATACTTCCACAGATAATATTCAGGAAGTTGATGCAAAAACGACAGATATATTGTCGGAAACAAAAGTCCCCGATTATGGTCTCGGTGTGACACTGACAAAATTAGAACAAAAATATGTACCAGAAAACATAAGTCCTTTCGAATCTCCTTCTAAGAGTCACCATACGGATACCTACGATGAAAACAGTTCCGTTGTTTTAGGACCATTCGAGAATTGTACACTCGAATTATATAAAGGAGTAAAATCAATTGCGGAACTAGCTGATTTGCCTAAAGAAGAGCTGCTAGCGTTTTCGTCGAATTTCAGTGACATTAACCTCGAAACGCCATCGCCATTACGAGACGGAAATTTTCTTAACGAAGTTCCGGATCTTGTCCCTGACGAATTGCATTTCGATCAAATTGCAACAATAAGCGAATCAAAACCAGAATCTCAATCAAATGATGTGATATCAGAAGAAACTGAAGACCAATCTTCGACCGAAAAACGCGTCTCACCTTTAACTCCACCTAATTCGCCAGGAATTTTTCTCGCATCGACatcacaaaacaaatatttagttgATATAGATATCAACAGCCCAACTCAGGAATCTAGCGCTTATCAAGAAGCGGTAGATTTGAACCAAATAGACCTTCTAATGACGACAAAATTAGCAATGGCGgagaatgaaaataatttaaacatcgaATATTCTGGACCGTTAACTGAGGAAGGTTTGACATTAGATAACTCAGTAATAATGCGAGATAACGATGCGATACCGGAATCATACTTGGCTGGTAATGGAGGATCAGTGGAGGACTTGGGAGAAAACCTTGTTATTGATGAAGAAAGAATGAAAGAATTGAGAAACGAGTTGGAATTGAAATTGCCATTAGCGCag GTGGCAGGCATAGAACCAGAGGTGGAGGGTGAGTGGTCGGAGCTACCGCCACCACCCGAACTGGTGCTGACGTATGGCGCACTTTCACCCATCGCAGAGGAGACGCGCATGCAACTCTGCGCGTACGAGAACGACGATCAGT GGAATACCTCAATTCGTACCGAATCGTCGGCAAGCTATCCCGAACCCTGCAACAACTCAACTGACGAGGTGACCGACTTACCCACAGCTGCCAACAGTGTTCCGCAACACTCCACTTACACTATCCATTCAAAAGATCCATCGAACTACACGTACACGGTGCAGAAAGAAGCCATTAGCAGCAAGGA aataacaaTGTCTGCAGATAGCTTGAATGCCAGCCCGCTAAAAAAGATACAGGAAACCCAATCGCCAATAGATGACAGAACTTACAACAAAAACGAAGACGAAAAAGAATCGAACTGCGAAAGACTTTCACAAGTGTCCCCTTTTCTTCTCAGCCCCACAACGGAAACGTCCGTCCCCGAGAGCTCTGATAACCCGATCGGTCTGTCTACGTTCTCTAAAACGACAGTACCTACAGATGCTAAATCCTCTAAACCATCCGAAACCCAATGCTTGTCGAAAGCTACAAGTATCGATTCGTGGTGTTCGAACGACACTCTCTACAACGTAGAAGAAAACTTCGACGATCTCGCTATGGATCCTGATGTTCCTCTAGATTTCGAAACTGAGATTGAGAAAGATAAAAGTGAAAGCGACGACACCCTTACTCATAACGAGGACGAGAAGGAAGCGAGCCATTGCTCGACCTATATAATTCACGACAGCAAATCCGAAGTGTGCGGTACATTTTCACCAGATTCAATAACCGCCAACGACAACTATACGTACACTAAAATGAGAACAGACGTGGCGACTACCACGCCCTCTGTTATAACGAAATCAGATTTAAATGATTCTACAAAAAATACTCAAACAAAAGATCTAGCGTACGGTACTCTAATGTCTGGACACCCGTCTTATTCTAATTGCACTACAGAATTAGGGTCCGGTATGGAAGAAGCATGGAAACTTCTGCAGCCTGAATTAGTAAGAAGATCACCCATAGGTGACGAAGTCAGTTTTACGCCACCTAAACAGGTTGAGAAGAAGGAAATTAGTATAATGGAAAGTCCGCAACTAACATCAGAACCACGTATTAAGAAAATGCATAGCGTGGAAATTACCTGTTTAAAAGATGATTCGGCAGAGAGTAACAAAAGTGACACCTCTGAACCACAAATTGCTCCTGAAACAAATAATAGccctaatatttatttcatgaatATGGCGCACTCCGCAACGAGTACACCTTTTGCTGTAAACGTCGAAAATAGTGAAAACATAGAATCAATACCAATTCACCTACATCACATCGAAGCAGAAAATAGTGAAGGCATTGCTAATAATGTCCCAAATTTTCGATCATTTTTTCAGTCAGCTGAAATCCGACCGCAAGATATTTCTTCAAACGTAAGCAATGAAGCTCAAAGCACCGAAATTTTGCTAGAGGGAGAAAGCAAGACATTAAGTCAAGATAATACTAGAGACATGGCATCAAAAAATCCCTCATATTCGGATTTCGAAAACTCGGCAACGACAAAACCACAGGATGTCTACACGAGTGAGAAATCTTGTCAAAGTATGGAAAGTGGAATCAGCTCTGAAGAATTTCGCCATTTTGAAAATTCAGTAAAAAACCGCCCTCAAGACCTTTCTTCGCTAATCGACGCTAGCTCTCTTCTACTAAACAGCGAAAGAAGATCTAGTGAACTAGTCATGGGCAGTCTAACGAACACAGGTTTTGATCTCACTAGTCAATCCGAAAGTCAAACGGTCAACACGGAGCCAGAATCTCTTGTTTTTGTCTCatcaaattatacaaatttattagaaTCTCATAATGTAGACAGTAGTCAACCACTAAATGTATTTGTTACTGATTTAGATGCGGAAGAAGAGACGGAACAACCacattctattattataacCGAAAGCCCTTTAACTGCATCTAAAGTTAGTCCTAACAGAACTTTCGACTCGCACGCAAAAACTAATCGTACGGATATGAATTACACATATGATTCCCATGCGAGTAGTTATcagccaataaaaaatatatggcaAAACGACAGTTTAAATTCTGAAAAGTTAAACGGAGAAGGCGAAAACAAAATTGACAGACAAATCGAATCTACAAATGATCTTGGTGATTGTTCTTTAACGAGCAATTATATAACTATTGAACAAAATGATCCAGAAATGTCGTCGTCGCaaagtgaaataattttaaaagatattggGACAACTAATTTAACAGACCAGAAAAATCCCGAATCGAGTACCAAATGCAATGGAAGCAATGAAATGTTTGCTATCGTAAATTTTCTGAACGAAACCTTTGAAGAGCTGGTGGAAAGCAATGTTGATGATAATGAGATCGGTAGTGATATCAACAAAGACGTTCAAACTTTAAATTCTAAGAAAGTAACGGAAACCCGGTCAGAAACAGAGCCGCTCAAAGAGGAGCCTGTCGAGAAAGAGGCGTCTTGTAATAATGGGCAGTGCGATAATACATTTTTTCCCAATGGGGTTTCCCAGGAAGAAAAACAAATGGCTTCAGTAACGGATGACtttttaaaaaacgaaaaaaaattttgtCAGCTCGATTCTTATTTCCCCCTTCTAAGCGATATTAGATTCACAG GTCCAGCGACAGAAATAATGACTACATCGTTCACTCAAGATTCCCCAACAGAACCCACTTCTCCTGAGTGCGAGCAAAACAGCAAACCTGATCCATCAGCGGAAATACTAAAAGAGTGGGACAGCGATAGCGATTCGCATTCCACGAATTCATCTAGCGGCGAATTTATTTGGAAG CGTGACAGCGGGTCCCAGCCGAGCTGCACAGACGAAGGTGCAGCCGAGGGCGAAGCACCTTCCTCTGCGTCCGGAGACTCCGGTTCCGGCTCAGAAGGCGACGAGGTGGAGTTCGTGCCTTCCTCATGGGACTGTCTCGCCGCGCCCTCCAAATCGTCGCTCAGAAGCATGGAACAGCCACAG GACAACAAGAAGCGAGTGGTGTTCAAGCGGCAGAAGTACCACTGCGTGTACGAGTACCCGCGCGAGGCGCCCGACGCCGACGCCGACTCGCCCGCCGCCTACCTGCCCGACTACTCCACCTACTCCG AGTGGGACCCCGCGAGCGCCGAAGACGCAGAGTTAGGATATGGACAACTGTTTGGAGCTCCGAATCCTTTAGACTTATTTCCTCTACGGGCCGGTATCGCATTCGGAGCAG ATTATGATGAAGATTTCTTCATATCATCATCGGCACGTCCGTTCGAAAGCCTGGGTGTCATGTCTACCACCAGCCAATTTTTCCCTGGCATGCACTACAAGCCGACCCTCGAACGCGATCTGTCCGACGAGCTGAGCGAGGACTTCCCTCCGCCGCCGTCGCCCCTGCCACCTCCTCCTGCTCTTGTGCAGACCGAGACGCCCTTCCTGGACTTTACCACCCCGGACTCGGGAGTGGAAGATATCACTCCAGGCTCGTTGACCGACGACGACTACAAAGTGAAGAAGTTGCCGGACAACGAGGCCGGCCAGTGCTGGCGCTCCGTCGACAGCGCGAGCTCCAGCGAGTCCGTCAGTCCGAGCTCGCCCGGCGGGGAGGCGCTCGGCGGGCTGCGCCACACGCGCGACAAGCTCAAGCTGGACCTGCCGCCCAGCCCGCACGTGCCGTCCCCCCGCCACGCCCGGGTCTTCAACTTCGTGCTCGACAAGCCCAAGCGGCCGCGCGACGACCGGCCCGTCGAGCCCGCCACGCCGCTCGTCATGAGCGACGAGACGCCCGTCGTGGCCGTGGCGCTGCCGCTCCCACGGGACAGCGACGACGTCATGCCCGAGCCCACCTTCTCGACCTTCGGGAAGACCGCGCACTGCAAGGCCGGCCAGGCCGCCGACGCGGAGAAGAGCATCGTCCTCACCGACGAGGTGGAGCGCGCCGCCGCCGTCGACGAGGCCAAGGAGGACGGCCCCGGGAAGGTGGAGCCCGTGCGCGGGGAGGGCACGCTGCTCGACAGCGGCGACGAGGACTCTGGCATCGAGAGCAGCTCCAAGGCTACACTCGAGCGGGACGAGCCGCCGTCTCATGTAGCTTAA